A genomic window from Algoriphagus sp. Y33 includes:
- a CDS encoding cupin domain-containing protein: MVNPEFEKSTAHRLVDSVAYVAGSVVIKSILTKQTGTVTISSFDAGEGMMTKSSPFDNLIQVLDGIAEIIIEEKSNMVEAGELIIIPAHSKNRITANGKFKMLSTVIKSGYEDVSI; this comes from the coding sequence ATGGTAAACCCAGAGTTTGAGAAATCTACTGCACATCGTTTGGTAGATTCAGTAGCATATGTTGCCGGTTCAGTGGTGATTAAATCTATTCTTACAAAGCAGACCGGAACGGTTACTATATCATCCTTTGATGCAGGTGAAGGGATGATGACGAAATCATCCCCATTCGACAACCTCATACAGGTACTTGATGGAATTGCCGAGATAATTATAGAAGAGAAATCGAATATGGTCGAAGCGGGTGAACTGATCATAATTCCTGCTCACTCAAAAAACCGTATTACGGCAAATGGTAAATTTAAAATGTTGTCTACGGTAATCAAAAGTGGATATGAGGATGTTAGTATTTAG
- a CDS encoding AraC family transcriptional regulator: MKLYIKYMVSLRCKMMVKEELKNLGLHHVMVELGIVEILENISQEQRMLLKANLLKSGLELLDDKRSIIIESIKNLIIEMIHYSEELPKVNYSDFISEKLGYDYTYLANIFSEVKGITIQQFTIIHKIERAKELLIYDELTLTEIAYRLHYSSVAHLSNQFKKITGLTPTFYKQLKYKRKQNLEDI, translated from the coding sequence ATGAAGCTATACATCAAATATATGGTCAGTTTACGCTGCAAAATGATGGTAAAGGAAGAGTTGAAAAATCTTGGCCTTCACCATGTGATGGTTGAGCTGGGAATAGTGGAAATCCTTGAAAATATTAGTCAGGAACAAAGAATGCTGCTTAAGGCAAACCTGTTGAAATCAGGCTTGGAGCTGTTGGACGACAAGAGAAGTATCATTATCGAGAGTATCAAAAACCTTATCATTGAAATGATTCATTACTCTGAGGAGTTGCCTAAAGTGAATTATTCGGATTTTATCAGTGAAAAATTAGGATATGATTATACGTATTTGGCCAATATTTTCTCCGAAGTGAAGGGGATAACCATTCAACAGTTCACTATTATTCATAAGATTGAGCGGGCAAAGGAACTGCTGATCTACGATGAATTGACTTTGACTGAAATTGCCTACAGACTGCACTACAGTAGTGTTGCTCATTTATCCAATCAGTTCAAGAAAATCACGGGTCTTACTCCTACATTTTACAAGCAATTGAAATACAAGCGTAAGCAGAATCTCGAAGATATATAG
- a CDS encoding polysaccharide biosynthesis tyrosine autokinase produces MYPNTPNLSNSTQNSFTVQKEEEIDLKVLLFNYLQYWPVIVAFMLAGLASAFLFNRYATNIYKVESSVLVEDDKPSLGTDLFESAGLGLQGKNNIENEIGILKSYSLAEETIRELNLNVQYYQDGFFSSVQLYDKLPVVVTVDWNHPQWVGGLFRIEVISEDSYELQIEEEGFSVFNPSDPFYKTRVEQAVLSKKVYEFGEQVQEDNYEFKISNIYANPGDIILFKLTDTPTLALKYKGDLSVAPLNKQASILTLGLETPVRRLGEDYINKLMEMYLKRELEEKNRASESTVRFIEQQLSGISDSLEFSENKLQQYRSDNNIFNLSQEGSVIFERLQELEKQKGETEVSLNYYKTLNAYLDNSRGGELVAPSIIGVTDPLLNSLVNTLAELQAEQIRLKSNFSDQAPAVRENSSRIANTKKQLQENVNLALGNTQNVLSDINARIKTIESDINALPKTERDLLGIQRQFTINENIYVYLLQKKAEAEITKASNMPKNKILDYAKAGQIPVAPKRSLNLLIGLILGLILPIGFITVKDFLNTKIEDPKELESQIKVPLIGMIGRNNSDDAIPVLNNPRSTVTESFRSLRADMSYLSPHRDNLTILFTSSISGEGKTFVSINVASVYALMGKKTILIGLDLRKPKIAEDFGLANDKGMSTCLSTDIPWQDVVKPTGHKDMDVILSGPIPPNPAELLLQDKFGEIVKEIKSVYDVVIFDCPPVGLVSETKELFGFADISFFVFRQGYSMKGNTQILNNLVEKGGVSKIYGILNDVHIDKGYGYGYGYGYGYGYGNNSYGYHEEVQLPWWKRALRRK; encoded by the coding sequence ATGTATCCGAATACCCCAAATCTTTCCAATTCCACACAAAATAGCTTTACTGTACAGAAGGAGGAAGAAATAGATCTAAAAGTATTACTTTTTAATTACCTGCAGTACTGGCCGGTGATTGTTGCATTTATGCTTGCGGGGCTAGCGTCGGCATTCTTGTTTAACCGTTATGCTACAAATATTTATAAAGTTGAGTCAAGTGTGTTGGTTGAAGATGACAAGCCAAGCTTGGGTACGGATCTTTTTGAGTCTGCAGGACTCGGCCTGCAAGGAAAAAATAATATTGAGAATGAAATAGGTATTTTAAAATCCTATTCTTTGGCAGAGGAAACCATCCGAGAACTGAATCTGAACGTACAGTATTACCAAGATGGATTTTTCTCCAGTGTACAGCTTTATGATAAGCTTCCTGTAGTCGTAACGGTTGATTGGAATCATCCACAATGGGTAGGTGGCTTATTCAGGATAGAGGTGATTAGTGAAGATTCTTACGAACTTCAAATTGAAGAAGAGGGATTCAGCGTGTTTAATCCATCTGATCCCTTTTACAAGACAAGAGTAGAACAAGCAGTTCTAAGTAAAAAAGTTTATGAATTTGGCGAGCAGGTCCAAGAGGATAATTATGAGTTTAAAATCAGCAATATCTATGCAAACCCCGGTGATATAATCCTGTTTAAATTGACAGACACCCCTACACTTGCATTGAAGTATAAGGGGGACTTGTCAGTTGCGCCATTGAACAAACAGGCATCTATATTGACGCTCGGTCTGGAGACTCCTGTCAGACGTCTGGGGGAGGATTACATAAACAAACTGATGGAGATGTACCTCAAGCGAGAGCTTGAAGAGAAGAACCGTGCTTCGGAAAGTACGGTACGATTTATAGAACAACAGTTGAGCGGAATCTCTGATTCTCTGGAGTTCTCCGAAAATAAGCTCCAACAGTACAGATCTGACAACAACATTTTCAACCTTTCTCAGGAAGGGTCAGTGATTTTTGAGCGGCTGCAGGAACTGGAGAAGCAGAAGGGTGAAACAGAGGTGAGCCTGAATTACTATAAAACTCTTAATGCGTACCTTGATAACAGCCGCGGTGGTGAGTTGGTCGCTCCGTCGATCATCGGAGTAACCGATCCCCTGCTGAATTCTCTTGTGAACACGCTAGCTGAACTCCAGGCTGAGCAGATTCGCCTAAAATCGAACTTTTCAGATCAGGCACCTGCCGTCAGGGAAAATTCCTCACGTATAGCAAACACAAAGAAGCAGCTTCAAGAGAATGTGAATCTTGCATTGGGAAATACGCAAAATGTTCTTTCGGATATCAATGCACGTATAAAGACAATAGAATCGGATATCAATGCGCTGCCTAAGACGGAGCGTGACCTTTTGGGGATTCAGCGGCAGTTTACAATCAACGAGAATATCTACGTCTATCTATTGCAAAAGAAAGCAGAAGCGGAAATAACAAAGGCATCGAACATGCCAAAGAATAAAATACTGGATTATGCGAAAGCGGGACAAATCCCTGTAGCCCCCAAGAGATCTTTAAACCTATTGATAGGGTTGATTTTGGGACTTATTCTTCCAATTGGTTTTATTACGGTGAAAGACTTCCTGAATACAAAAATTGAAGATCCTAAAGAACTGGAAAGTCAGATCAAGGTTCCCTTGATCGGGATGATTGGAAGAAATAATTCTGATGATGCTATTCCTGTATTAAATAATCCCCGATCTACTGTCACTGAGTCGTTTAGATCCTTGAGAGCTGACATGTCTTATCTGAGTCCCCACAGAGATAATCTTACGATACTCTTTACCTCGTCCATATCAGGGGAAGGTAAAACCTTCGTGTCTATCAACGTAGCGTCTGTGTATGCCCTGATGGGTAAGAAGACCATTCTGATAGGATTGGACTTAAGAAAACCAAAGATTGCAGAGGATTTTGGTTTGGCAAATGACAAGGGGATGAGTACTTGTCTCAGCACAGACATACCATGGCAAGATGTGGTGAAACCTACTGGACATAAGGATATGGATGTGATTCTATCGGGACCTATTCCTCCCAATCCTGCAGAACTGCTTTTGCAGGATAAGTTTGGTGAAATAGTAAAAGAAATCAAGTCTGTATACGATGTGGTTATTTTTGACTGCCCACCTGTGGGACTGGTCTCAGAGACAAAAGAGCTGTTTGGGTTTGCGGATATCAGCTTCTTTGTTTTCCGTCAGGGATATTCCATGAAGGGCAATACTCAAATATTGAACAACTTGGTGGAAAAAGGCGGAGTGTCCAAGATATATGGGATCCTCAATGATGTCCATATAGACAAAGGTTACGGTTACGGCTATGGCTATGGTTACGGTTACGGTTATGGCAACAATTCCTACGGATATCACGAAGAAGTTCAGCTGCCTTGGTGGAAGCGTGCATTGAGAAGGAAATAA
- a CDS encoding polysaccharide biosynthesis/export family protein gives MMKLLKGVSFSLVFLLAFGCISNEKIIYLQNQDGAEAISDGDLITYELPEYRLQFNDIIDVNVQTVDDMIQNGFNNKSAAGSSSQMGNMASQSGGDIYYMTGYTVDRNGNIRLPIVGDVSVRDKTLEEARILIEEKLRVYVTTELYVKVKLGGIRYAALGEFRRPGKFVVLQDRMTIFEAVANAGDLTPVAKRDEILLIRQYPEGTRLHRINLIDRRVVESPFYFIQPNDQLYAEPMKVREVGAGENAAQSLALIISAVTALALILNLIK, from the coding sequence ATGATGAAGTTGTTAAAGGGGGTATCGTTTTCCCTTGTTTTTTTATTGGCCTTTGGGTGCATCTCGAATGAGAAAATCATCTATCTGCAAAACCAAGATGGGGCTGAGGCAATTTCGGACGGAGATCTGATCACATACGAACTCCCTGAATATAGGCTCCAGTTCAACGACATCATTGACGTGAATGTGCAGACTGTCGATGACATGATTCAGAACGGCTTCAACAATAAATCCGCTGCCGGGAGCAGCAGCCAGATGGGGAATATGGCCAGTCAGTCGGGTGGGGATATTTATTATATGACAGGCTATACGGTAGACCGAAATGGAAATATACGTCTTCCGATCGTGGGTGATGTAAGCGTACGGGATAAAACGCTTGAAGAGGCTAGGATCTTAATCGAGGAAAAGCTGCGCGTTTACGTTACCACAGAGCTGTATGTAAAGGTAAAGCTGGGTGGTATCCGTTATGCAGCACTAGGCGAGTTCAGGCGACCGGGTAAATTCGTGGTTCTCCAGGATCGTATGACGATTTTTGAGGCAGTTGCTAATGCAGGTGATCTGACACCCGTAGCCAAGCGTGATGAAATACTATTGATCCGTCAATATCCCGAAGGGACAAGGTTACACAGAATTAATTTGATAGACAGGCGGGTGGTAGAATCCCCTTTTTACTTTATCCAGCCTAATGATCAGTTGTATGCAGAGCCCATGAAGGTACGTGAAGTGGGAGCTGGTGAAAATGCAGCCCAGTCGCTTGCTTTGATAATTTCAGCTGTAACCGCTTTGGCGTTGATCTTGAACTTAATCAAATAA
- the kdsB gene encoding 3-deoxy-manno-octulosonate cytidylyltransferase — MLTIVALIPARYASTRLPSKLVQDLGGKSVIQHTYLSTVSTAVFDEVWVVTDHLEIKRQIESLGGKVFVSRKDHQSGSDRIAEAVESIEADLIVNVQGDEPFQDKQSLMDLVSVFKDPKVDVASLKTRISAKAAENPNAVKVVTDLKGDALLFSRSVIPYNREDKPQVSYWKHIGIYAYRKNVLQEFTDLPKSDLESTEMLEQLRLLENGYRIRMVETVHQAIAIDTQEDLEEARKKVS, encoded by the coding sequence ATGCTTACCATTGTCGCTTTGATACCGGCCCGATATGCCTCTACAAGATTGCCTTCCAAATTAGTTCAAGATCTGGGGGGGAAGTCAGTAATTCAGCATACCTATTTGAGTACCGTGAGCACTGCTGTATTTGATGAAGTATGGGTGGTCACGGATCATCTTGAAATTAAGAGACAAATAGAGTCGCTAGGTGGCAAAGTGTTTGTTAGCAGGAAAGACCATCAGAGCGGATCTGATAGAATTGCAGAGGCTGTGGAATCCATAGAAGCAGATCTTATCGTAAATGTACAGGGGGATGAGCCCTTTCAGGATAAGCAGTCGTTGATGGATTTAGTTTCTGTCTTTAAAGACCCGAAAGTTGATGTGGCTTCACTTAAAACAAGAATATCTGCAAAAGCAGCAGAAAACCCCAACGCAGTCAAAGTGGTTACTGATTTAAAGGGGGACGCGTTGCTTTTTTCCAGATCAGTGATACCATATAATAGGGAGGATAAGCCACAGGTATCCTATTGGAAGCATATTGGTATTTATGCTTATAGAAAAAATGTGCTACAGGAATTTACGGATTTGCCCAAGAGTGATTTGGAATCAACTGAAATGCTGGAGCAATTGAGATTGCTTGAGAATGGATATAGAATAAGAATGGTGGAGACAGTGCATCAGGCAATAGCGATTGATACTCAGGAAGATTTGGAAGAAGCCAGGAAGAAGGTGAGCTAA
- a CDS encoding polysaccharide biosynthesis tyrosine autokinase, with protein sequence MEKLDLSQLDNEEKALEIRYVIAKYIRYWPWYLLFISLFLIATFLFHRYTVDEYEVTGSMVIKTNTSPEARILDRSNIFSTGLNLENDILRLRSKGLAREALKKLHFDVEYYAKTNIKAIELYDRSPIRIEVDWNHFQMAEVPIQLEILSEKTFKLTREDGGFMDFNSAMAAGDESIYDKTFTFGEEIETTKSKFVVHLVNPGRTNEELIFRLRTPSSLEDSYARSVQVSLQNEYSSVLRLSTTTKVVEKGRDYINALMESYIEFDLNEKNKIQENTLAFIEEQLGFLEDSLQKKERELQDFKVENKLLDVSAEFSNILGKMNTLDEMNAEIDYQLDYFEQIRSYMEQKSKDFSDVIAPSVIGVPDPLLNGLIQTLVTLSQDRRRLLATVNENHPEVLKIDVQMEKVQEALFENVVNLIANTKQKKGSIQRDIRVYDAQFSTLPESESEYSGIFREFKLRESLYTYLLEKRAEAGIAMASNVSDNSILDAARRGTLIFPKKEQNYGLAIVLGLLVPFGFVVVRDIFDDTIKDQRDLKKHFMIPQLGIVGYSHKDTNKVVLDFPKSAVAESFRSLRSAITYLASGKNSKKILVTSSVSGEGKTFTSLNLASAMALGSKKTVVVGGDLRRPKLASYFGESENIGLSTYLIGKVEAEEIVIATVHENLWFVPSGIIPPNPAELLQTPRLIEFLDYLESRFDVVIFDTPPMGLVSETIDLMRLFDINIYVVRQNYTAKDHLVMINDLVNNKQVKNVYGVFNGIVNSGYHYEGYNYGYGNTYLYSQNNEYMYNYYGDDLGTKKKKFKKGRENIFLKLKNAFKVK encoded by the coding sequence ATGGAGAAGTTAGACTTAAGCCAATTAGACAACGAGGAAAAAGCACTGGAGATCAGATATGTGATAGCCAAGTATATCCGGTATTGGCCATGGTACTTGCTGTTCATTTCTTTGTTTCTCATTGCTACTTTTCTATTCCACCGATATACAGTAGATGAATATGAAGTAACGGGATCCATGGTGATCAAAACAAACACATCTCCCGAAGCACGTATTCTGGACAGGTCAAATATTTTTTCTACAGGTCTTAATTTGGAAAATGACATCCTGAGATTAAGATCAAAAGGATTGGCCCGTGAGGCTTTGAAAAAATTGCACTTCGATGTGGAATACTATGCAAAGACCAATATTAAAGCAATAGAGCTTTATGACAGATCGCCGATTCGTATCGAAGTAGATTGGAATCATTTTCAGATGGCTGAAGTGCCCATCCAACTGGAAATACTTTCTGAAAAGACCTTTAAACTTACCAGAGAGGATGGCGGGTTCATGGATTTTAATTCAGCAATGGCTGCGGGAGATGAATCCATCTATGACAAGACATTTACTTTTGGCGAAGAGATAGAGACAACCAAGTCGAAGTTTGTAGTGCACCTAGTGAATCCGGGCAGGACGAATGAAGAATTGATATTTAGATTGAGAACCCCGAGCTCACTGGAAGATAGCTACGCAAGGTCTGTGCAGGTGAGTTTGCAGAATGAATACAGCTCAGTACTTCGATTAAGCACTACAACTAAGGTGGTGGAGAAAGGAAGAGATTACATCAACGCCTTAATGGAGTCCTATATAGAATTTGATTTAAATGAAAAGAATAAAATACAGGAAAACACACTGGCTTTCATAGAAGAGCAACTTGGCTTTTTAGAGGATTCACTTCAGAAAAAGGAGAGGGAGTTACAGGATTTCAAAGTTGAAAATAAGCTACTGGATGTTTCGGCTGAATTTTCCAATATACTGGGAAAAATGAATACGCTCGATGAAATGAACGCTGAAATTGATTATCAGCTGGATTACTTTGAGCAAATACGCTCCTATATGGAGCAGAAGAGCAAGGATTTCTCAGATGTAATAGCTCCTTCAGTCATAGGTGTTCCAGACCCATTGCTGAATGGCCTCATTCAGACATTGGTCACGCTTTCCCAAGACAGAAGGAGGCTGCTTGCCACAGTTAATGAAAATCATCCCGAAGTCCTGAAAATTGACGTGCAGATGGAGAAAGTGCAGGAGGCACTTTTTGAAAATGTGGTCAATTTGATAGCTAACACCAAACAGAAAAAAGGCAGTATCCAGCGGGATATTCGTGTGTATGATGCTCAATTCTCTACGCTTCCTGAATCTGAATCTGAATATTCGGGGATTTTCAGAGAGTTCAAATTAAGAGAGTCTCTTTATACTTATTTGCTGGAAAAGCGTGCCGAAGCAGGTATTGCGATGGCGTCAAATGTCTCAGACAATTCAATCTTGGACGCTGCCAGGCGTGGAACTCTGATCTTTCCGAAGAAAGAACAAAACTATGGTTTGGCTATTGTTTTGGGTTTGCTGGTGCCTTTTGGTTTTGTAGTGGTGCGGGATATTTTTGATGATACGATCAAAGATCAGCGTGATTTGAAAAAACATTTCATGATTCCACAGTTGGGGATAGTGGGATATAGCCACAAGGATACTAACAAGGTAGTATTGGATTTTCCGAAGTCTGCAGTTGCAGAGTCTTTTCGTTCCCTCAGATCGGCCATTACCTATTTGGCGAGTGGCAAGAATTCGAAGAAAATACTGGTAACCTCATCAGTTTCCGGTGAGGGAAAGACCTTCACTTCTCTAAACCTGGCTTCGGCTATGGCTTTGGGTTCTAAAAAGACAGTAGTAGTGGGAGGGGATTTAAGAAGACCAAAATTGGCATCGTACTTTGGAGAATCTGAGAATATAGGATTATCCACTTATCTAATCGGTAAAGTAGAGGCTGAGGAAATAGTTATTGCTACGGTCCATGAAAATCTATGGTTTGTCCCTTCGGGTATCATTCCCCCAAATCCGGCAGAACTGTTGCAGACGCCGAGATTAATTGAATTCTTGGATTATCTGGAGTCCCGATTCGATGTAGTGATTTTTGATACGCCCCCTATGGGCTTGGTATCTGAGACAATTGACTTAATGAGGTTGTTTGATATTAATATCTACGTGGTGAGGCAAAATTACACAGCTAAGGATCATTTGGTGATGATCAACGATCTTGTTAATAACAAGCAGGTGAAAAACGTATATGGGGTTTTCAACGGGATTGTAAATTCAGGATATCATTATGAAGGATATAATTATGGCTATGGAAATACTTATTTATATTCTCAGAACAATGAGTACATGTACAATTATTATGGTGACGATCTAGGAACCAAGAAAAAGAAGTTTAAAAAAGGTAGGGAGAACATCTTCCTGAAATTGAAAAATGCTTTTAAAGTAAAGTAG
- a CDS encoding polysaccharide biosynthesis/export family protein, which produces MKRILFIVSFAVFVTSCISNKRITYLQNLPDNTPIELDEFIPFAEVDYEYILQPFDIVEIDFATSDAELIEAFSFQNSQNVRAMGNGGGGGGSDPLYFRGYSIDQKGDVEIPKLGKINIAGMTEEMAKEKVQTEINKFFKEEIYVKLRIAGIRYTTLGEFNAVGVNVIYKNRATIFDALANSGETTLLGKKNQLFIIRQYDGGTKIHQINLNDRALLASPFYFIQPNDILYMEPMNIRQFGNADNLTASLALFAGLLASTLLIINLVAGN; this is translated from the coding sequence ATGAAGAGAATCTTGTTTATTGTCAGTTTTGCGGTTTTTGTGACGAGTTGTATCAGTAACAAGCGAATCACTTATTTGCAAAATCTTCCTGATAACACTCCTATAGAATTGGATGAATTTATCCCTTTTGCAGAGGTGGATTACGAGTATATTTTACAGCCTTTTGATATAGTTGAGATAGATTTTGCCACATCAGATGCTGAGCTTATAGAGGCTTTTTCTTTTCAAAATTCTCAAAATGTCAGGGCGATGGGCAATGGTGGAGGGGGCGGTGGGTCGGATCCCTTATATTTCAGAGGCTATTCTATAGATCAGAAAGGGGATGTAGAGATTCCTAAGCTGGGCAAAATCAACATTGCCGGAATGACCGAAGAGATGGCTAAGGAAAAAGTACAGACAGAAATCAACAAGTTTTTTAAGGAAGAAATCTACGTCAAATTAAGGATTGCAGGGATCAGATATACCACGCTGGGAGAGTTTAATGCGGTAGGAGTGAATGTGATTTATAAAAACCGGGCTACTATTTTTGATGCATTGGCCAATTCGGGAGAGACGACGTTATTAGGTAAGAAAAACCAATTATTTATCATTCGTCAGTACGATGGAGGTACCAAGATTCACCAGATCAATCTTAATGATCGAGCTCTATTGGCGAGTCCTTTTTACTTTATCCAGCCGAACGATATTCTGTATATGGAACCGATGAATATCAGACAGTTTGGTAATGCGGATAATTTAACAGCTTCATTGGCACTATTTGCAGGCTTGCTAGCATCCACGCTTTTAATTATTAATTTGGTAGCTGGGAATTAG
- a CDS encoding GNAT family N-acetyltransferase: MQIRKANPEDLPSIINLLKTSLGENLIPKSEELWNWKHVANPFGISPVLLAEDSGIICGLRVFLRWEFRQGKQLLKACRAVDTAIHPEYRGKGLFKNLTLTLVEELKYEGVEFIYNTPNSQSTPGYLKMGWESWGKLPLKINFNLKLGKPNNQSLPSDWSSIHSLIDQIEKGSLYSDRIQTNLVPGYLKWRYEACPLLPYHFISDGSTYLLIYRIKEGKIGRELRIVDFFKLPGFGENEKKQLNNRLKTVEKNERVRFTSFSGLQFRNDLPLEMGIMPVMSIGPEITLRKVSVSDDLLRQPWGWSLGDLEVF; encoded by the coding sequence ATGCAAATCAGAAAGGCAAATCCCGAAGATTTACCCTCAATTATAAACCTGTTAAAGACCTCTCTTGGAGAAAATTTAATCCCTAAATCTGAAGAATTATGGAATTGGAAGCATGTGGCTAACCCCTTTGGCATTTCACCTGTTTTACTGGCCGAAGATAGTGGTATAATCTGCGGTTTACGGGTGTTTTTACGCTGGGAATTTCGCCAAGGCAAACAACTCTTAAAAGCATGCAGAGCTGTGGATACGGCAATCCACCCTGAATATCGGGGAAAGGGGCTTTTCAAGAACCTTACGCTTACACTCGTCGAAGAACTTAAATACGAAGGAGTAGAATTCATATATAACACACCGAATTCCCAAAGCACACCGGGCTATTTGAAAATGGGCTGGGAAAGCTGGGGTAAACTCCCTCTTAAAATAAACTTCAATCTTAAATTGGGCAAACCCAATAACCAGTCACTCCCCAGTGATTGGTCAAGTATACATAGCCTGATTGATCAAATAGAAAAGGGAAGCTTATATTCTGACAGGATTCAAACAAACCTAGTCCCTGGTTATCTCAAGTGGCGGTATGAAGCTTGTCCTTTACTTCCATACCACTTTATCAGCGATGGAAGTACTTATCTTTTGATCTATAGAATCAAAGAAGGAAAAATTGGCAGAGAACTTAGAATTGTAGATTTCTTTAAGCTTCCAGGTTTTGGAGAGAATGAAAAAAAACAACTGAACAATCGATTGAAAACTGTTGAGAAAAATGAGCGTGTAAGATTCACTTCATTTTCGGGATTACAGTTTCGTAATGATTTGCCATTGGAAATGGGAATCATGCCAGTAATGTCTATAGGCCCTGAAATAACCCTCAGAAAAGTAAGCGTAAGCGATGATCTGCTACGCCAACCTTGGGGTTGGAGTTTGGGGGATTTGGAAGTTTTCTAG
- a CDS encoding DUF423 domain-containing protein: MKGKQVIRTAAVLGMLAVGIGAFGAHGLKEILAETGRAETFETGVKYHFYHSLAIFLIGILALIKPEWKKLNTAAILMVVGILIFSGSLYALSLTGISWLGAITPLGGVAFIAGWALVFVAASKN, from the coding sequence ATGAAAGGGAAACAGGTAATACGAACAGCAGCGGTTTTAGGAATGCTTGCAGTGGGAATTGGAGCTTTCGGAGCACATGGATTGAAAGAAATCCTTGCTGAAACCGGCAGAGCGGAAACTTTTGAAACCGGTGTGAAATACCACTTCTATCATTCATTGGCCATTTTTCTGATCGGCATTTTGGCTCTAATAAAACCTGAATGGAAAAAGCTCAACACTGCGGCAATCTTAATGGTAGTGGGAATATTAATTTTCTCAGGCTCACTCTATGCACTTTCTCTTACAGGCATCTCTTGGCTTGGGGCAATCACTCCTCTCGGAGGAGTTGCTTTTATTGCAGGATGGGCTTTGGTGTTTGTGGCAGCTTCAAAAAACTAA